A stretch of the Dioscorea cayenensis subsp. rotundata cultivar TDr96_F1 chromosome 4, TDr96_F1_v2_PseudoChromosome.rev07_lg8_w22 25.fasta, whole genome shotgun sequence genome encodes the following:
- the LOC120259382 gene encoding uncharacterized protein LOC120259382: MSSDTVGQNDADGNVNIALKRAKIKGSQHPYSSQWMDHWMQSRSNSTSQIRKGFTVPGTGNNSEFREAKMLSIEVMRSKITEYRDVCRSEPGKKYVNSDIHSEKGIADDKKIYSLRNNEDASADWKKFSACHFPRSENMNFEGNHFPMFDINRKIEHILSSKKKSKCDTVAIRTAESQFWDCESVLASHAVKFASEEHRFQIWSTAESTDHGTSSSKSAEDSPSDHVDHSGPVFNYHRLNMAAPMYTSKQVSPLSSRPPCDIVNKETYRTFLEYDQYNSCKRLPFPPCLPSEMKDDNQMEGRSTSQFKNKTVQLRTTCYQDGISFPILIHERDKEILSDSNKVSPSLDCEPGLIKFSDFRSPNQHKMLKFSDSTRYFPLIQNMGINLSGGGKIIQEPINSAASKEAASVEAIALSAMSQSHERRPMSLKLLENSISSEDQDRSGINPNTVKNQLESSVKTKRIHSDARQSPAHTAGVNSSRPQKQTYSLVKEAIVRHAESDLPRVNQHLKDSEIRESSTSKTESMDEDHILCHVEKMDNLESTRPVESSFCLESSNRWVKRLRHDPSEYFAHGTKRLKVADALGTGKGCPLYNGVLNCKGSSSDLSPSSKEQNESDKAVVLKEKGECSSKEHTKAVNSWVRRWCYSSQQTTTPQVTQTVPVHTKMGDTNTMPERTKVKQLPSLAAMALMGRSVSSFRRCEFQRRGSSVVWNTEQP, translated from the exons ATGTCAAGTGATACCGTCGGTCAGAATGATGCAGATGGAAATGTCAATATTGCATTGAAAAGAGCTAAAATTAAGGGAAGCCAGCATCCTTACAGTTCACAATGGATGGATCATTGGATGCAATCAAGGAGCAACTCGACATCTCAAATTCGAAAAGGCTTCACTGTTCCTGGAACGGGAAATAATTCAGAGTTCAGAGAGGCGAAAATGTTAAGCATAGAAGTAATGAGAAGCAAGATCACTGAATATCGAGATGTTTGCCGTTCTGAACCTGGAAAGAAATATGTAAATTCAGATATCCACTCGGAGAAGGGAATTGCTGATGACAAGAAGATTTATAGTTTGAGGAATAATGAAGATGCTTCTGCAGATTGGAAAAAGTTCAGTGCATGTCATTTTCCAAGGTCAGAAAATATGAACTTCGAGGGGAATCACTTTCCTATGTTTGACATCAACCGTAAGATCGAGCACATCTTGTCCTCAAAGAAGAAATCTAAATGTGATACAGTGGCTATTAGAACAGCTGAATCCCAATTTTGGGATTGTGAATCTGTATTGGCTTCCCATGCAGTAAAATTTGCTTCGGAGGAGCATCGTTTTCAAATATGGAGTACAGCAGAAAGTACTGATCATGGGACAAGTTCCTCTAAGTCGGCAGAGGATTCTCCAAGTGATCATGTTGATCATTCTGGACCAGTTTTCAATTACCATAGACTCAACATGGCAGCTCCAATGTACACTAGTAAGCAAGTAAGCCCGTTAAGTTCTAGACCACCTTGTGATATAGTTAACAAGGAAACTTACCGCACCTTTTTGGAGTATGATCAATATAACAGTTGCAAGCGTTTGCCATTTCCGCCTTGCCTGCCTTCTGAAATGAAAGACGACAACCAAATGGAGGGTAGAAGTACATCtcagtttaaaaacaaaacagtgCAATTACGAACAACTTGTTACCAAGATGGTATCTCTTTCCCTATACTCATCCATGAACGTGATAAGGAAATTCTTTCTGATAGCAATAAAGTTTCGCCAAGTCTTGACTGTGAACCAGGGTTGATCAAATTCAGTGATTTTAGGAGTCCAAATCAGCATAAAATGCTGAAATTCTCGGATTCCACCCGGTATTTTCCTCTCATACAGAATATGGGAATCAACTTGTCTGGTGGAGGCAAAATAATCCAAGAGCCAATAAACTCTGCTGCTTCAAAAGAAGCCGCCTCTGTTGAAGCTATTGCGCTGTCTGCTATGTCACAGTCTCATGAAAGAAGACCGATGAGTTTGAAACTGCTGGAGAACTCAATCAGTAGTGAAGATCAAGATCGATCAGGCATTAATCCTAACACTGTCAAGAATCAGCTTGAGTCATCAGTCAAAACCAAAAGGATTCACAGTGATGCAAGACAATCACCAGCACATACAGCAG GTGTAAATTCTTCAAGACCTCAAAAG CAAACATATTCTCTGGTGAAGGAAGCAATAGTCAGACATGCGGAGAGTGATCTTCCACGAGTAAACCAACATCTCAAGGATTCAGAAATAAGAGAATCAAGCACCTCTAAAACAGAGAGCATGGATGAAGATCATATCCTATGCCATGTTGAAAAAATGGACAATTTAGAATCCACTCGACCTGTAGAAAGCTCATTTTGCCTAGAATCAAGCAACCGGTGGGTTAAGCGTCTCAGGCATGATCCTTCTGAGTATTTTGCCCATGGTACCAAGCGACTCAAAGTGGCCGATGCTTTGGGCACTGGAAAAGGATGTCCTCTGTACAACGGAGTACTGAATTGCAAAGGATCCAGCTCTGATTTGTCGCCTTCTAGTAAAGAACAGAATGAGTCAGATAAGGCTGTAgtcttaaaagaaaaaggagaatgCTCTTCAAAAGAACATACAAAGGCAGTGAATTCTTGGGTTAGGAGATGGTGTTATAGCAGTCAGCAAACCACCACTCCTCAAGTGACCCAAACAGTACCTGTGCATACCAAAATGGGGGATACAAATACTATGCCTGAAAGAACCAAAGTGAAGCAATTACCAAGCCTTGCAGCAATGGCATTGATGGGGAGATCAGTGAGTAGTTTTCGGCGTTGTGAATTTCAGCGGAGGGGATCTTCAGTTGTTTGGAACACAGAGCAGCCCTGA
- the LOC120258029 gene encoding uncharacterized protein LOC120258029 yields the protein MSDIKATDPNELVHEDKIVAEEQVEGDASQEGSEMVEPNEGNAMPSSEQEEEVIKKKYGGIIPKKPPLISKDHERAFFDSADWALGKQGVAKPKGPLEALRPKLQPTQQQVRSRRSAYASTETDEAENAAPEDAANKE from the exons ATGTCGGACATAAAAGCAACTGATCCCAATGAGCTAGTGCATGAAGATAAAATTGTAGCTGAAGAGCAGGTTGAGGGGGATGCCTCTCAGGAAGGTTCAGAAATGGTGGAGCCAAATGAGGGGAATGCTATGCCATCCTCTGAACAAGAG GAGGAAGTGATCAAGAAGAAATATGGGGGGATTATACCCAAAAAACCACCACTTATATCCAAG GATCATGAGCGAGCTTTCTTTGACTCTGCTGATTGGGCTTTAGGAAAG CAAGGAGTTGCAAAGCCAAAGGGACCTCTTGAGGCACTCAGGCCTAAATTGCAG CCCACTCAGCAGCAAGTGCGCTCCCGCCGCTCAGCTTATGCGTCAACCGAGACCGATG AGGCAGAGAATGCAGCTCCTGAGGATGCGGCCAACAAAGAATAA
- the LOC120258207 gene encoding glucosidase 2 subunit beta isoform X1 translates to MSIQRSDYEMAQIRRFMFFFVPACLLASPPAMLMAFSLVGVSPQDAKYYEGTVIKCRDGSKTFGKDRLNDGYCDCSDGTDEPGTSACPEGRFYCKNLGDAPRILFSSQVNDRICDCCDGSDEYESGLNCPNICHKNGNFLGERNINELNSMNFEHHTTQGRKSRFDMEDLMEKFEGLKLLIILELAFVVCLAAFCIQYQRRRSHRRFCLRRNQETNRLFKASSFKSLCYQLQREIKVSLWASHFQSSLVIRQRSFFSSTKGSKPNTSTFPCCVPYLCCKLTPWSPSYSSVI, encoded by the exons ATGTCCATCCAACGGTCAGATTACGAAATGGCGCAGATCCGACGGTTCATGTTCTTCTTCGTTCCCGCTTGCCTCCTCGCCTCGCCGCCGGCGATGCTCATGGCTTTCTCTCTCGTCGGAGTCTCCCCGCAAG ATGCGAAGTACTATGAAGGGACGGTGATCAAGTGCAGGGATGGATCCAAGACCTTTGGAAAGGATCGGCTCAATGATGGTTATTGCGATTGTTCTGATGGTACTGACGAGCCAG GAACTTCTGCCTGTCCTGAAGGCagattttattgtaaaaatttagGGGATGCACCTcgcattttgttttcttctcaaGTAAATGATCGCATCTgtg ATTGTTGTGATGGAAGTGATGAGTATGAAAGTGGACTTAATTGTCCTAACATATGCCACAAAAATGGGAATTTCTTGGGCGAGAGAAATATCAATGAATTAAATTCAATGAATTTTGAACATCATACTACACAGGGTAGGAAATCTAGATTTGATATGGAGGATCTTATGGAAAAGTTCGAAG GACTAAAACTCCTTATCATTTTAGAGTTAGCCTTTGTTGTGTGTCTGGCAGCCTTCTGTATTCAATATCAACGCAGAAGATCTCATAGGAGATTCTGTTTGAGAAGGAATCA AGAGACGAACCGTCTGTTCAAAGCAAGTTCTTTCAAGAGCCTCTGTTACCAACTCCAGAGGGAAATTAAGGTAAGTCTGTGGGCCTCTCATTTTCAAAGCAGCCTTGTCATACGCCAACGCAGCTTCTTCAGCAGTACTAAAGGTTCCAAGCCAAACACGAGTACCTTTCCTTGCTGTGTCCCTTATCTCTGCTGCAAACTTACCCCATGGTCGCCTTCGTACTCCTCG GTTATATAG
- the LOC120258653 gene encoding SNF1-related protein kinase regulatory subunit gamma-1-like, translating into MALMEIKDFKFYRRCEMETKNEKEEQSNGAGNLQAHYLVWHLTAGQWRCQDSLEGGAKFFIQDLIKEKFNQKESNGFEAGGEGGHGGAYCNGLPKKNKRFISNTSIEGDKDQHEPKKDPSSALQSFLNHIPISSLPGINSPTDLILEIKPDDYVQDVITLLYNKKVSGAPIVDDVKSDLGKFLDRDIGFIDFSSMVLWSLEEFEKDKLASGSCNCGFLKTLEQSPQIGKTKIGELAKSFLWEPFFPVRSDDTLFHVQLLFAKHHRVRVAPVVESSNSCVVGFVTQYAVVELLLKSSGLEWFDQISDKALSEFRFANAGIVCVYADQTLADALHVLWEKQLDRAPVIDRKAEKLIGNLRCSDIHLLLDDDSFFENRKSFTVGQFISSYREKTDPPTMVRNFNFSPPINVWITNKKSDTLKQAMENVVSSKSDCTILIKDSGEPEAVVTLRDIISQFSPPSMDSRVDGGGFFRSALEQASCHVEDGMVVCGK; encoded by the exons ATGGCATTGATGGAGATCAAGGATTTCAAATTTTATCGGAGATGCGAAATGGAGACGAAGAACGAGAAAGAGGAACAGAGTAATGGCGCTGGGAATTTGCAAGCTCACTACTTGGTTTGGCACCTCACCGCCGGTCAGTGGCGGTGCCAGGACTCGTTAGAGGGTGGGGCAAAA TTTTTCATTCAAGATTTAATCAAGGAGAAGTTTAATCAGAAAGAGAGCAATGGATTTGAGGCAGGTGGAGAAGGTGGCCATGGAGGAGCCTACTGCAATGGATTGCCGAAAAAGAACAAGAGGTTCATTAGCAACACAAGCATAGAAGGAGATAAAGATCAACATGAACCAAAAAAAGACCCTTCCTCTGCTCTTCAGTCCTTTCTCAATCACATTCCTATAAGCTCTTTACCTGGCATCAACAGCCCCACTg ACTTGATTCTGGAGATAAAACCAGATGACTATGTACAAGATGTGATCACTTTGTTGTACAATAAGAAGGTTTCTGGTGCTCCAATTGTGGATGATGTGAAGTCTGATCTTGGGAAGTTCTTGGATAGAGACATTGGATTCATTGACTTCTCCAGCATGGTCTTGTGGTCTCTTGAG GAGTTTGAGAAAGATAAGCTTGCATCAGGAAGCTGTAATTGTGGATTTCTCAAAACATTGGAGCAGAGTCCCCAAATTGGGAAAACAaag ATTGGAGAGCTTGCTAAATCTTTCTTATGGGAACCATTTTTTCCGGTTCGCTCCGATGATACTCTTTTTCATGTGCAACTGCTCTTTGCTAAACATCATAGAGTTAGAGTAGCACCAGTTGTTGAATCTTCCAACTCTTGTGTAGTTGGTTTTGTCACTCag TATGCAGTGGTGGAGTTACTTCTCAAGTCTAGTGGACTAGAATGGTTTGATCAAATATCAGACAAAGCATTATCTGAATTTCG GTTTGCAAATGCAGGCATTGTTTGTGTGTACGCAGACCAAACACTAGCAGATGCTCTACATGTCCTATGGGAGAAACAACTTGATAGAGCCCCGGTTATCGATCGAAAAGCTGAAAAGCTAATTGGAAACTTGAGATGCAGTGACATTCACCTTCTTCTTGATGATGATAGCTTCTTTGAGAACAGAAA AAGCTTCACTGTCGGACAATTCATCTCATCATACAGAGAGAAAACTGATCCCCCAACAATGGTAAGAAACTTCAATTTCAGTCCTCCTATTAATGTATGGATAACAAACAAGAAGTCTGACACTCTGAAGCAAGCAATGGAAAATGTTGTTTCATCCAAGAGTGACTGCACCATCCTAATTAAGGATTCAGGCGAACCAGAGGCCGTTGTGACACTTCGAGACATCATCTCACAGTTCTCACCACCATCAATGGATTCAAGAGTGGACGGAGGCGGGTTCTTCAGGTCTGCTCTTGAGCAAGCAAGTTGCCATGTTGAAGATGGAATGGTAGTCTGCGGCAAGTAA
- the LOC120258207 gene encoding glucosidase 2 subunit beta isoform X2, with product MSIQRSDYEMAQIRRFMFFFVPACLLASPPAMLMAFSLVGVSPQDAKYYEGTVIKCRDGSKTFGKDRLNDGYCDCSDGTDEPGTSACPEGRFYCKNLGDAPRILFSSQVNDRICDCCDGSDEYESGLNCPNICHKNGNFLGERNINELNSMNFEHHTTQGRKSRFDMEDLMEKFEGLKLLIILELAFVVCLAAFCIQYQRRRSHRRFCLRRNQLYRSEIVL from the exons ATGTCCATCCAACGGTCAGATTACGAAATGGCGCAGATCCGACGGTTCATGTTCTTCTTCGTTCCCGCTTGCCTCCTCGCCTCGCCGCCGGCGATGCTCATGGCTTTCTCTCTCGTCGGAGTCTCCCCGCAAG ATGCGAAGTACTATGAAGGGACGGTGATCAAGTGCAGGGATGGATCCAAGACCTTTGGAAAGGATCGGCTCAATGATGGTTATTGCGATTGTTCTGATGGTACTGACGAGCCAG GAACTTCTGCCTGTCCTGAAGGCagattttattgtaaaaatttagGGGATGCACCTcgcattttgttttcttctcaaGTAAATGATCGCATCTgtg ATTGTTGTGATGGAAGTGATGAGTATGAAAGTGGACTTAATTGTCCTAACATATGCCACAAAAATGGGAATTTCTTGGGCGAGAGAAATATCAATGAATTAAATTCAATGAATTTTGAACATCATACTACACAGGGTAGGAAATCTAGATTTGATATGGAGGATCTTATGGAAAAGTTCGAAG GACTAAAACTCCTTATCATTTTAGAGTTAGCCTTTGTTGTGTGTCTGGCAGCCTTCTGTATTCAATATCAACGCAGAAGATCTCATAGGAGATTCTGTTTGAGAAGGAATCA GTTATATAGATCAGAGATTGTGTTATGA
- the LOC120258654 gene encoding zinc finger BED domain-containing protein RICESLEEPER 2-like, protein MAKMREAAAHWILMHELPFSVMEEEGFNMMQRCGMPEWEKVSRIAKACYQFCSPSTSSPWGIENKVFTISVDNASSNDVAIRILKDTFSRTKRLLCGGKLFHVRCCAHILNLMVQDGISEIEEIIEDIHESVKFINQSEARLKSFSDIVQQLQLLERKLILDCKTRWNSTFEMLSIFYRVKMLLDKRANDENDFIRAMIGKMKAKFDKYWGECNLLMSVAAVLDPRCKMRVVDFTFARMYSDREARENIAKVREALHEIYEEYVCEYQHGNEHSGETPMHNNDDVGTSGKGSSGWSEFSSYVKSIEKASPQQSDLDAYLAEETVQSLLCGGDWCRNLHGVKKKNKVEIRGRTNVFRTGPESEPIKQPGYGSIN, encoded by the exons ATGGCAAAAATGAGAGAAGCAGCTGCACATTGGATATTGATGCATGAGCTTCCTTTTTCAGTAATGGAAGAGGAAGGTTTTAATATGATGCAAAGATGTGGAATGCCTGAATGGGAAAAAGTGTCGCGG ATTGCAAAAGCGTGTTATCAATTTTGTTCGCCTTCCACCTCCTCGCCGTGGGGAATTGAGAACAAGGTTTTTACTATCTCTGTTGATAATGCTTCAAGCAATGATGTGGCAATCAGGATTCTTAAAGACACATTTTCAAGAACTAAAAGGTTGCTTTGTGGAGGAAAGTTATTTCATGTTCGTTGTTGTGCACACATTCTTAATCTCATGGTGCAAGATGGTATTTctgaaattgaagaaataattgaagATATTCATGAAAGTGTGAAGTTTATTAATCAAAGTGAAGCAAGATTGAAGTCATTTTCTGATATTGTGCAACAACTACAATTGTTGGAGAGAAAACTTATTCTTGATTGCAAGACACGTTGGAATTCAACATTTGAAATGCTATCGATTT TCTATCGGGTGAAAATGTTGCTAGACAAAAGGGCGAATGATGAAAATGACTTTATTCGAGCAATGATTGGCAAAATGAAggctaaatttgataaatattgggggGAATGCAATTTGCTCATGTCCGTGGCCGCCGTCTTGGatccaagatgcaaaatgaGGGTTGTTGATTTCACTTTTGCAAGGATGTATTCCGATAGAGAAGCAAGAGAAAATATTGCTAAAGTTCGAGAAGCTCTACATGagatttatgaagaatatgttTGTGAATATCAACATGGCAATGAGCATAGTGGTGAAACTCCAAtgcataataatgatgatgttggTACTAGTGGCAAAGGCTCGTCAGGTTGGTCCGAATTTTCAAGTTATGTGAAATCTATTGAAAAAGCCTCTCCACAACAGTCAGATTTGGATGCATACTTAGCTGAAG AGACAGTGCAATCATTGCTTTGTGGAGGAGATTGGTGTCGAAATCTTCATggagtgaagaagaaaaacaaa GTTGAGATTAGAGGAAGAACCAATGTTTTCAGAACCGGACCGGAAAGTGAACCAATCAAGCAACCTGGTTATGGGTCAATCAATTGA